Genomic window ([Eubacterium] hominis):
CCTGATTGAATTCCAATTCCAGGGTTTCTTTGATTTCATCCGCATTATCTGTCGCACTTTCCATCGCCATACGACGGCTTGCCTGCTCACTGGTTTTTGTTTCTAAGAAATAACTGTACAATAATGATCTGACATACATTGGTACTAATGTATCCAAAATCTTATCTCCAGCTGGTTCAAATTCAGTTAAGGCATTTCCTGAATGTTCACGATCATCTTTTTCCACAGGCAGCAAGGTTACTAGCTGTGGCTCAAAGGATACAGAATTAATAAATTTTGTGTACAGAATACGGATTTCAGATATTTCTTTTTTGCGATATAAATCAAGTGCCATATCCGCAATTTCCACCAGTTCACTGTAACATTCATCTTCCAGATCTAGTTCTTCACGAATCACATGATATCCTTTATTGTGAATCCATCCGGCTCCACGAAGCCCGATCATTACGATATCATCATCTTTACTGACAGTATTTTGAAGCATACGATAAATATTTGCATTATATCCACCACATAATCCCATATCACTGGTAAATACGATGGTAAATGCTTTCTTCGCATCATTTTTCTGTAAGTATGGATGCATGCTGTTTTCAATAGAAGATAAGATTTCCTGCACTGTTTCTTTTAGATAATAGGCATATTCTCTGTTTTCTTCCATGAACTGTTTCTGTTTTTTCAGTTTACTGCTGGCAACCAACTGCATGGCTTTGGTAATTTTTCTTGTAGAGTCTACAGAACGGATACGAGCCTTGATCTCTAATTTACCTGCTGCCATAGACTATCCTTCAATTAAATTCTTGAATTCTGTCGCAAACGCTGTCAACGCCTCTTTGATAGATGCTTCCAGTTCACTGTCTAAAGCCTGCTTTTCATTGATTGCGGCAATGATATCTGCATGCTCTCTTTCCATGTATTTCAACATTTCTTTTTCGTAAACTTTCACATCTTCTACTTTGACAGGTTTCAGGAATTTATGTTTTGCGGCAAATAAAGATAATACCTGATGAGCGACTGGCATTGGATCATACTGATTCTGGATCAGCAGTGTTGTTAAACGTTCTCCATGCGCCAATGTTTCGGTTGTTGTCGCATCCAGATCACTACCGAATTTCGCAAATGCCTGCATTTCACGATACTGTGCAAGCTCCAGTTTTAAGCTTCCACTAACCTGTTTCATTGCTTTGATCTGTGCGGCACTACCAACACGGGATACAGATAAACCACTGTCTACCGCTGGTCTTACACCACTGTTGAACAGCTCTGTCTGTAAGAAAATCTGTCCATCGGTGATAGAAATAACATTGGTAGGAATATATGCTGCGATATCTCCGGCCTGTGTTTCGATGATAGGAAGTGCAGTTAAACTTCCTGCACCTAATTCATCATTTAATTTTGCGGCACGCTCTAATAAACGAGAATGCAGATAGAATACATCACCAGGATATGCTTCACGTCCAGGTGGACGTTTCAACAATAAGGACATGGTACGATAAGCAACCGCATGTTTACTCAAGTCATCATATACGATCAATACATCGTCCCCATTTTCCATCCATTCTTCACCAATCGCACAACCTGCATATGGTGCAATATATTGTAATGGAGCTGGTTCACTGGCAGTTGAAGATACAATGGTTGTATATTCCATAGCGCCATGACTTCTTAATTTTTCTACAATTTGCGCAACGGTACTTGCTTTTTGTCCGATTGCGACATAAATACATTTTACGTTTTGACCCTTCTGATTGATAATAGTATCGATGGCGATTGCCGTCTTACCTGTCTGACGATCTCCAATGATCAACTCTCGCTGACCTTTACCAATAGGAATCATAGAGTCAATGACTTTTAATCCGGTCTGGATTGGCTGGTGTACACTTTTTCTTGTCATAACACCTGGAGCTACACGCTCTACTGGGCGGAATTTATCTGATACGATAGGTGCACCACCATCAATTGCCTGTCCCAATGCGTTGACAACACGACCTAGCATGCCATCCCCAACTGGTACTTCGACAATTTTACCAGTACGTTTTACTTCGTCACCTTCTTTAATGGAAGCATCATCTCCCATTAATACGGCACCGACATGTTCTTCTTCAAGGTTTAATACCATTCCATAGACATCACCTGGAAATAACAGCAGCTCTCCAGCCATTGCATTTGCCAAGCCATGAACAAGGGCAATACCATCACCGATCGTGATAACGGTTCCTGTTTCACCAGTTTCCAGTTCATCATCATAGCGTCGGATCTGTTCTTTGATCAGTTTGCTTATTTCTTCTGGTCTTAAGCTCACCACATTCACCTCACTTGTTTGCTTCAGATGCAACGACTTTCTTCAAACGTTCCAGTTTGTTTTTCGCTGTATTGTCGATGATCTGATCATTGATTTTGATACGGATACCTGCCATCAAGTCTTCATCTACTCGTAAGACAAGCTCCACTTTTTGATTTAGTTTATTCATTAATGCTACTTTCAGTTTCGCAATCTGTTCATCATTCAATGCAGTTGCGCTATTCACATAAACTACTTGAATGTGGTTTTCCACATTGTAGCATTTCACAAATTCTTTTGTGATATCCGGCAGAATACGGAAACGGTTTTTATCTACTAAAATCTTTAAAAAATTTAACAGCATGTGTTCGATACTGTCTTTATAGATTGTTTCCAGCAGCTGCTTCTTTTCTTCCTTGTGAATTTTTGGATGGTTCATCACACTTACAAATTTTGTATCTGATGCCATCGTACTTTTCACAAGCAATAATTGTTCTTTATAAATATCCAGCTTGTTTTCTTCCTTTGCGATTTCAAACAACGCATCACAATAGCTTTTTGCTGCTATGCCTGCCATGTATCATCACCTGCATGTTCAATAAAGTCATCCACATAACGCTGCTGATCTTTTTCATCCAGTTCCTTCTTGATGATTTTTTCCGCAGCTTCAAATGCAACATCCGTAATCGTCTGTTTCATTTCTTTCTGTGCCTGAACTTTTTCGCGTTCAATATCCGCTAATGCTTTCTGCTTGAGGTTTTCCGCTTCCTCGCGTGCTTTCGCTAACACTTCTTTACGCTCTTCATTGGCATTCTTTGCTGCCCCTTCTAAAATTGCGTGTGCTTCACCTCTCGCACTTGCAAGCTGAGTTTCATATTGAACTTTATATTCTTCTCCATCTTTACGTGCCTGTTCACCTGCGGCAATATCGTCCGCAATTGCTTTATGACGTGCATCAAAATAATCCAGAATGACATCCCAGAAAAAATGCTTTGCCACCAAACAGATGATCAGTGTAGAAATACAAACAAGAATTACATCCACCAGGTCTAATCGCAGGTAATTTGTTATATCAATATTCATGTTCCAAAACTACCTCCTTGTATCAATAATTCTTATCCTTTCATGAAGATCAAAATCAATGCGATTACTAATGCGTAAATACCAGTTGTTTCGGCCATGGCGATACCAAGAACCATGATACTACGGATTTTACCAGCTGCATCTGGATTTCTGCTGACACCTTCAGCACCCTTACTAGCCGCAATACCCTGTCCAATACCAGGACCTAAACCAGCGATCATTGCGATACCAGCACCTAATAAAGCCATACCTTGTACAAAATATTCGTTCATTTTTCATTTCCTCCTAGATTGTTATGTACGTAATTGTTAATCTTCACTTGGATATGCATCCGACAAGAAGAAGCTTGCCAGTGTGAAGAAGATATAGGTCTGAATAAGACCTGAAAAGATATCGAAATATGCATGCAGGAATGGTGTTAACGCATATCCTAACACACCTGCAGGCATCATACCTCTCATTAAGGAATAAACCATTCCTACAATGATGGTACCTGCCAGCATATTTCCAAACAGACGCAGAGATAATGAAACAGGAAGTGCCAAATCACCTAATACATTTAATGGCAGAAACAGGAAGAATGGATCGCACAGACCCTGAATCTTTCCTTTGATTCCCTGTTGTCTGATCTCTGTGTAGCGTACGAGCAAAAACATCATGACCGCAAGTGTCGCATTCACACTTAAATTGCTCGTTGGTGGCTGTAGCCCAATCAATCCTAAAAGGTTGCTTGGAGCCATCATAAATATCAGTGTACCAAAGAAAGGCAAAAACGTTCTTGTCCGCTCCTTCAGGTTATCACCGATAATACTGATTCCAAGATTGGCAACACTTTCGCATACCAATAGGAATCCTTTTGGCGCCTGCCTTGGATCTGCTTTCTTTATCTTTTTGCCCGCTAAGATAAAGAACACACACAGAATGACACAAAGCAATAGCCAGTTCACAATGGATTGGTGTATAAATAAGTGGAATCCTCCAATCGTGATATCGATAGCCACTAACCTACCTCCTTTCTATGCAGAATCGCATAAATAACGATAGACGCTTTATGACACAGCATCCCTACCAAAAGTGCCAAAGGATGGACACCTTTATATATACTTAACGCAAAAACAAGG
Coding sequences:
- the atpG gene encoding ATP synthase F1 subunit gamma; the protein is MAAGKLEIKARIRSVDSTRKITKAMQLVASSKLKKQKQFMEENREYAYYLKETVQEILSSIENSMHPYLQKNDAKKAFTIVFTSDMGLCGGYNANIYRMLQNTVSKDDDIVMIGLRGAGWIHNKGYHVIREELDLEDECYSELVEIADMALDLYRKKEISEIRILYTKFINSVSFEPQLVTLLPVEKDDREHSGNALTEFEPAGDKILDTLVPMYVRSLLYSYFLETKTSEQASRRMAMESATDNADEIKETLELEFNQARQASITQEITEIVGAVNALEGV
- a CDS encoding F0F1 ATP synthase subunit alpha yields the protein MSLRPEEISKLIKEQIRRYDDELETGETGTVITIGDGIALVHGLANAMAGELLLFPGDVYGMVLNLEEEHVGAVLMGDDASIKEGDEVKRTGKIVEVPVGDGMLGRVVNALGQAIDGGAPIVSDKFRPVERVAPGVMTRKSVHQPIQTGLKVIDSMIPIGKGQRELIIGDRQTGKTAIAIDTIINQKGQNVKCIYVAIGQKASTVAQIVEKLRSHGAMEYTTIVSSTASEPAPLQYIAPYAGCAIGEEWMENGDDVLIVYDDLSKHAVAYRTMSLLLKRPPGREAYPGDVFYLHSRLLERAAKLNDELGAGSLTALPIIETQAGDIAAYIPTNVISITDGQIFLQTELFNSGVRPAVDSGLSVSRVGSAAQIKAMKQVSGSLKLELAQYREMQAFAKFGSDLDATTTETLAHGERLTTLLIQNQYDPMPVAHQVLSLFAAKHKFLKPVKVEDVKVYEKEMLKYMEREHADIIAAINEKQALDSELEASIKEALTAFATEFKNLIEG
- the atpH gene encoding ATP synthase F1 subunit delta; translated protein: MAGIAAKSYCDALFEIAKEENKLDIYKEQLLLVKSTMASDTKFVSVMNHPKIHKEEKKQLLETIYKDSIEHMLLNFLKILVDKNRFRILPDITKEFVKCYNVENHIQVVYVNSATALNDEQIAKLKVALMNKLNQKVELVLRVDEDLMAGIRIKINDQIIDNTAKNKLERLKKVVASEANK
- the atpF gene encoding F0F1 ATP synthase subunit B codes for the protein MNIDITNYLRLDLVDVILVCISTLIICLVAKHFFWDVILDYFDARHKAIADDIAAGEQARKDGEEYKVQYETQLASARGEAHAILEGAAKNANEERKEVLAKAREEAENLKQKALADIEREKVQAQKEMKQTITDVAFEAAEKIIKKELDEKDQQRYVDDFIEHAGDDTWQA
- the atpE gene encoding ATP synthase F0 subunit C; the protein is MNEYFVQGMALLGAGIAMIAGLGPGIGQGIAASKGAEGVSRNPDAAGKIRSIMVLGIAMAETTGIYALVIALILIFMKG
- a CDS encoding F0F1 ATP synthase subunit A, whose translation is MAIDITIGGFHLFIHQSIVNWLLLCVILCVFFILAGKKIKKADPRQAPKGFLLVCESVANLGISIIGDNLKERTRTFLPFFGTLIFMMAPSNLLGLIGLQPPTSNLSVNATLAVMMFLLVRYTEIRQQGIKGKIQGLCDPFFLFLPLNVLGDLALPVSLSLRLFGNMLAGTIIVGMVYSLMRGMMPAGVLGYALTPFLHAYFDIFSGLIQTYIFFTLASFFLSDAYPSED